Within the Streptomyces sp. R41 genome, the region CAGCAGATAGCCCTCTCCGGGTCTACCGGCAACACCACCGGGCCGCACCTCCACTTCGAGGCCCGTACGACCGCGGAGTACGGCTCGGACATCGACCCGGTGGCGTACCTTCGTTCGCACGGTGTGAACGTCTGACAAGCGCATCACCGCTTCTTCGCCACTTCCGATGCCCCGGCTCGCCGAGCCGGGGCATCGTCGTTTCAGGCGGCCGTGTGTCCAAAAAATATCCCTGGATTCCGGCCTGCCATCGGAAATTCCGGCTCCCTGCAATAGAGTCACTGAACAAGCGTCAATCGATGGCGTTTCGCGGGGATTAAAGCGGAGGTCCGGTCATGCGTATTCCGGCGCACTCGGTATGCACGGCGATCCGTGACGACATCGTCGCGGGTGTCTACGAGCGAGGCAGCCGGCTCACCGAGGAACTGCTCGCGCGGCGCTACGGCGTCTCGCGCGTCCCCGTGCGCGAGGCCCTGCGCACGCTGGAGGCCGAGGGCTTCGTCGTCACCCGTCGGCACGCGGGCGCGTGCGTCGCGGAGCCCACCGAGCAGGAGGCCTCCGACCTGCTGGAGATGCGCATGCTGCTTGAGCCGCTGGGTGCCGCGCGGGCCGCGCAGCGCCGTACCGAGGCCCACCTCAAGGTGCTCCGAGGCCTGGTCAGGCTGGGTCAGGAGCGGGCCAGGAGGGGCCACAGCGAGGACCTGCGCTCGCTGGGCGGCTGGTTCCACGAGACCCTCGCGCAGGCTTCCGGAAGCCCCGCCCTCACCTCCACGCTCGCCCAGCTGCGGCACAAGATCGCATGGATGTACGCGGTGGAGGCGCCGGCCAACCCCGCCGAGTCCTGGGCGGAGCACGGCGGCATCGTGGACGCCGTGGCGCGCGGTGACAGCGAGCGGGCCCGGGCGATCACGGCCCTGCACACCGAGCGTGCCGCGGTCGCGCACCGGCTCCGATTTCCCGGCGGCGGAGATCGTCCGGACCGTGTGAGGACTTCGCAACCTCCCGTAAACATGACGGGCCTGCGGCATTAACACGGGCGCCGTATACAAAGAGGGATATTCGGCAGGGCCCTATTTCCGCTGCCCCTCTTTTCGCGTGCCGAGAATTCCGGTGCGTGTTATTTTCGTGGGTGCGACGCGGGGTGCGCGGGTGACATGCGCAGAATTCCTGGACGGTGTACGGAAAACGGCTGAGCCGCGCCGCCCGGGAATGGGTGACGCGGCTCAGCCGCATGGTGTCCGTAATGCTCAGACGGTCTCGGGGAGCTCCTCAAGCCCCTCGGCGACCAGCTTCGCCAGACGGTCGAGGGCAGCGTCCGCACCCTCGGCGTCGGACGCGAGGACGATCTCCTCGCCGCCCTGGGCGCCCAGCCCGAGGACAGCGAGCATGGAGGCCGCGTTGACGGGGTTGCCGTCGGCCTTGGCGATCGTCACGGGGATACCGGAGGCCGTCGCGGCCCGGACGAAGATGGAAGCGGGGCGGGCGTGGAGGCCCTCGGCCCAGCCGACGTTGACGCGGCGCTCAGCCATGTGATGCTGCCCTTCAGGTTTTCAGGGTTGTCTAGACCAGTGTCCCATATCGTGAAGCGTCTCCGGAGCGGTCCTTCGTCCCCTCCGGAGTGTCGTCGGATCGCGGCCTCGATCCGACTTCCGTTGCCCACAGACTGCCTCGCGCCGTTGTCGGACGCGAGCCGTACTCTGGGCCCCATGCAGACCTCGTCGGACCGGCACGAGTACCCCGCTCACTGGGAGGCGGACGTGGTGCTGCGTGACGGTGGTACCGCACGCATCAGGCCCATCACCGTTGATGACGCCGACCGCCTGGTCAGCTTCTACGAGCAGGTCTCGGCCGAGTCGAAGTACTACCGCTTCTTCGCGCCGTACCCGCGACTGTCCGCCAAGGATGTCCACCGCTTCACGCACCACGACTTTGTGGACCGGGTGGGTCTCGCGGCCACGGTGGGCGGCGAGTTCATCGCCACCGTACGCTATGACCGCATTAATGCCGACGGCCTGCCCGCCTCCGCGCCCGCCGACGAGGCCGAGGTCGCCTTCCTCGTGCAGGACGCCCACCAGGGCCGCGGGGTCGCCTCGGCCCTTCTGGAACACGTCGCGGCCGTGGCCCGTGAGCGCGGCATCCGCCGCTTCGCCGCCGAGGTGCTGCCCGCCAACACCAAGATGATCAAGGTCTTCACGGACGCCGGGTACCAACAGAAGAGGCACTTCGAGGACGGCGTCGTACGCCTGGAATTCGACCTCGAACCCACCGACCGGTCGCTCGCCGTGCAGCGCGCGCGGGAGCAGCGTGCCGAGGCCCGGTCCGTGCAGCGACTGCTCGCACCCGGCTCGGTCGCCGTCATCGGCGCGGGCCGCACACCCGGAGGTGTCGGCCGCAGTGTCCTCACCAACCTCCGTGACGCCGGATTCACCGGCCGCCTGTACGCGGTCAACAGGGCGCTTAAGGAGAAGGAACTCGACGGAGTCCCCGCGCACCGCTCCATCCGTGACATCCACGAGCCCGTCGACCTCGCCGTCGTCGCCGTGCCCGCGCCGCTCGTCCCCGAGGTCGTCGCCGAGTGCGGCGAGCACGGGGTGCAGGGGCTCGTCGTCGTCTCCGCCGGGTACGCCGAGAGCGGCCCCGAGGGGCGCGAGCGCCAGCGCGAACTCGTGCGCCAGGCGCGTACGTACGGGATGCGCATCATCGGGCCGAATGCCTTCGGGGTCATCAATACATCCCCCGACGTGCGCCTCAACGCCTCGCTCGCGCCCGAGATGCCGCGCCCCGGGCGGATAGGCCTGTTCGCCCAGTCCGGCGCCATCGGGATCGCCCTGCTGTCCCGGCTGCACCGGCGCGGCGGCGGCGTCACGGGGGTGACCGGTGTGTCGACGTTCGTCTCCTCCGGGAACCGGGCGGACGTGTCCGGCAACGACGTACTGCAGTACTGGTACGACGACCCGGACACCGACGTAGCCCTCATGTACCTCGAATCCATCGGCAACCCACGCAAGTTCACGCGCCTCGCGCGGCGGACGGCGGCGGCGAAGCCTCTGGTCGTCGTCC harbors:
- a CDS encoding GntR family transcriptional regulator, with the translated sequence MRIPAHSVCTAIRDDIVAGVYERGSRLTEELLARRYGVSRVPVREALRTLEAEGFVVTRRHAGACVAEPTEQEASDLLEMRMLLEPLGAARAAQRRTEAHLKVLRGLVRLGQERARRGHSEDLRSLGGWFHETLAQASGSPALTSTLAQLRHKIAWMYAVEAPANPAESWAEHGGIVDAVARGDSERARAITALHTERAAVAHRLRFPGGGDRPDRVRTSQPPVNMTGLRH
- a CDS encoding HPr family phosphocarrier protein, coding for MAERRVNVGWAEGLHARPASIFVRAATASGIPVTIAKADGNPVNAASMLAVLGLGAQGGEEIVLASDAEGADAALDRLAKLVAEGLEELPETV